From bacterium (Candidatus Blackallbacteria) CG13_big_fil_rev_8_21_14_2_50_49_14, the proteins below share one genomic window:
- a CDS encoding glyoxalase/bleomycin resistance/extradiol dioxygenase family protein, translating to MFQGLRSLIFQVPDLQAASQWYQEILSQTPYFDQPFYIGFNVGGYELGLLPESPDRPPQRGDSVSCYWGVADIQAAYARLIALGAQPERKIENVGGEIELASLRDPWGNLFGIIYNPHFSLPTEN from the coding sequence ATGTTTCAAGGTTTGCGTTCTTTGATTTTTCAAGTGCCTGATCTTCAGGCTGCGAGCCAGTGGTATCAAGAGATTCTTTCGCAGACGCCTTATTTTGATCAGCCCTTTTATATCGGTTTTAATGTGGGCGGCTATGAATTGGGACTTTTGCCTGAATCGCCCGACCGCCCGCCCCAGCGGGGAGATTCGGTGTCCTGTTATTGGGGGGTTGCAGATATTCAAGCTGCTTATGCACGTTTGATTGCTTTGGGGGCCCAACCTGAGCGTAAAATTGAAAATGTAGGCGGCGAGATTGAATTGGCCAGTTTAAGAGATCCTTGGGGCAACCTGTTTGGGATCATTTATAACCCCCATTTCTCTTTGCCAACAGAGAACTGA
- a CDS encoding xanthine dehydrogenase accessory protein XdhC — MDPKLELYDRLPALLKSGQDCVMAILVAITGSAPQIQGARVLVNAQGLVQGTIGGGKIEARVIAEAQDLLKSNDHFRFHEWNLQTEIGMTCGGLVKIYFEAFRISRWEIAVYGAGHVAQALIPLLLNLDCQLQCFDPRAEWLERLPEHPRLKCQQLANMAESVASLAPETFLLSLTMGHAHDLPILETALKRKHTEPKVFPFLGVIGSPAKAGVLQRELRQRGLSQAEIETIRCPIGLALGNNQPAEIAISIAAQLLQERDQYFGKNKWEQPGYRSHPVTGKDSDP; from the coding sequence ATGGATCCAAAACTCGAACTCTACGACCGCTTGCCCGCTCTGCTCAAGAGTGGGCAGGACTGTGTCATGGCGATCCTGGTCGCCATCACTGGAAGTGCCCCCCAAATACAGGGAGCACGGGTTTTGGTGAATGCCCAGGGGCTTGTTCAGGGAACCATTGGCGGCGGAAAAATTGAAGCCCGCGTAATCGCCGAAGCCCAAGATTTGCTGAAAAGCAACGATCATTTCCGCTTCCACGAATGGAACCTGCAAACCGAGATCGGCATGACCTGTGGGGGCCTGGTCAAAATTTATTTTGAAGCCTTTCGTATTTCACGCTGGGAAATCGCCGTTTATGGCGCAGGACATGTCGCCCAGGCGCTGATTCCCCTCTTGCTCAATCTGGATTGCCAGCTTCAATGTTTTGATCCACGCGCAGAATGGCTGGAACGTCTGCCAGAACACCCCCGCTTGAAGTGTCAGCAACTCGCAAACATGGCAGAATCGGTGGCTTCGCTTGCACCTGAAACCTTTCTGCTCTCACTCACCATGGGGCATGCCCATGATTTGCCAATTTTAGAGACCGCCTTAAAACGCAAGCACACGGAACCAAAAGTTTTCCCTTTTTTGGGCGTGATTGGCAGCCCAGCCAAAGCAGGCGTATTGCAGCGGGAATTGCGGCAAAGAGGTCTGTCCCAGGCAGAAATTGAAACCATTCGCTGTCCAATCGGTTTGGCCCTGGGCAATAATCAACCGGCTGAAATTGCCATCAGCATTGCAGCCCAGCTCCTGCAGGAACGGGATCAGTACTTCGGCAAAAATAAATGGGAGCAGCCCGGCTACCGCTCCCACCCAGTCACAGGAAAAGACTCAGACCCCTGA
- a CDS encoding peptide ABC transporter permease, with the protein MSTHSLDTQIVDAQEAARATAGLPTMTSTRQKILRRFLRHRLAILGLIILTILYASALFADLLSPYGMNSSVINHSHFPPSQVHLSHQGQFKGPFIYHVRKKLVMGENGIPASKLLVDKTILYPVKFFTQGESYKFLGLIPMNFHLFGIGAPVNAEGQPATLHPDEKLNRVYIWGADIQGRDIFTRLLFGGRISLTVGILAICISYPIGLLMGGIAGYFGGMVDNVIMRIVEAIISFPSLYLLLTLSATLPKGLTSIQRYLAVIIILSFIGWAGQARIYRGQVLSLRQLEYVEAARAVGMKDIPIIIKHIIPQMSSWIIVSATISIPAYTLGEASLSFLSLGIQDPESSWGLMLSEAKNIVAVQQSPWLLIPGFAIVLTVFGFNFFGDGLRDAFDTKKQV; encoded by the coding sequence ATGAGTACCCATTCTCTGGATACACAGATTGTTGATGCGCAGGAGGCTGCCCGCGCCACTGCTGGCCTTCCTACCATGACATCGACCCGGCAGAAAATTTTACGCCGGTTTTTACGCCACCGTCTGGCGATTCTGGGCTTGATTATTTTAACCATACTCTATGCCTCTGCGCTTTTTGCGGATTTACTCAGCCCCTATGGCATGAACTCTTCCGTGATCAATCACTCCCATTTTCCACCTTCTCAGGTGCATCTTTCGCACCAAGGCCAATTCAAGGGACCTTTTATTTACCATGTGCGTAAAAAATTGGTGATGGGTGAGAATGGAATTCCGGCCAGTAAACTTTTGGTAGATAAAACGATTCTCTATCCTGTGAAATTTTTCACCCAAGGTGAGTCGTATAAGTTTCTGGGCCTGATTCCCATGAATTTCCACCTCTTTGGAATTGGCGCGCCGGTCAATGCCGAAGGGCAGCCTGCGACCCTGCATCCTGATGAAAAGCTCAACCGGGTCTATATTTGGGGAGCAGATATTCAAGGCCGAGATATTTTTACGCGTCTGCTCTTTGGGGGTAGAATTTCTCTGACCGTTGGGATTTTGGCGATTTGTATTTCGTATCCGATTGGTTTGCTGATGGGGGGCATTGCCGGTTATTTTGGCGGCATGGTCGACAATGTGATTATGCGTATTGTTGAAGCGATTATCTCTTTCCCCAGCCTTTACCTTTTGCTGACCCTTTCGGCAACGCTGCCCAAAGGTTTGACTTCGATTCAGCGTTATCTGGCGGTGATTATTATTCTCAGCTTTATTGGCTGGGCGGGTCAGGCACGTATCTACCGTGGTCAGGTGCTCAGTCTGCGCCAGTTGGAATATGTGGAAGCGGCTCGGGCTGTGGGCATGAAAGATATCCCGATTATTATCAAGCATATTATTCCCCAGATGTCTTCCTGGATTATTGTTTCAGCCACGATCTCGATCCCGGCCTATACCTTGGGTGAGGCTTCCCTGAGCTTTTTGAGCCTCGGGATTCAGGACCCTGAATCCAGCTGGGGTTTGATGCTGAGTGAAGCCAAGAATATTGTCGCGGTACAACAAAGCCCCTGGCTTTTGATTCCTGGTTTTGCGATTGTCTTGACGGTCTTTGGTTTCAATTTCTTTGGCGATGGCCTGCGCGACGCTTTCGATACCAAAAAGCAGGTTTAA
- a CDS encoding ABC transporter substrate-binding protein, with translation MFRYILKRLIQMIPLLLIISFLGFGIIRVAEVFANADPLAQMKMSPTVTAETIRREKSRLGYETPYAESIQVSGTSYTVTKVNASAKIVDDSIVVKMKDGENLTRLGDSEKSKPLAAGEYRFENGVFTFAAADAGKQVELEYSTPNGFIVRYFKWMFQFIQGDMGESYYYKSPVSSLILSRLANTVILGIGTLLVTWLVAVPLGIYLAVRQYSLIDQISSSVSYFFMGFPDFFLAIIFLLFAAATGWFPIGEMSSIKAAQSSLPIQILDVLHHLVLPTLTLSMISIATLQRRMRANMLDILSEEYIKTARAKGLPEKKVIYKHAVRNAINPIITLLGFEIAGLVSGAAFVEIIFSWPGLGNMMLQAVLGTDLNLVMAGLIISTVMLLLGNLLADLLLAFADPRIKLEA, from the coding sequence ATGTTCAGATATATCCTTAAACGGCTGATACAGATGATTCCCCTGTTGCTGATCATCTCTTTCCTGGGCTTTGGCATTATTCGTGTGGCAGAGGTTTTTGCCAACGCGGATCCCCTGGCTCAGATGAAAATGAGCCCCACGGTGACCGCAGAAACCATTCGGCGTGAAAAATCCCGTTTGGGCTATGAAACCCCCTATGCTGAAAGCATTCAAGTGAGCGGTACCTCTTATACCGTCACCAAAGTGAATGCTTCTGCCAAGATTGTTGATGATTCGATTGTCGTTAAAATGAAAGATGGTGAAAACCTGACGCGTTTAGGGGACTCTGAAAAATCGAAACCTCTGGCAGCTGGCGAATACCGTTTTGAAAATGGGGTGTTTACCTTTGCTGCCGCTGATGCCGGCAAACAAGTGGAACTTGAATACAGCACGCCCAACGGTTTCATCGTGCGTTATTTCAAATGGATGTTCCAATTCATTCAGGGAGATATGGGCGAATCCTATTATTATAAATCGCCTGTTTCCAGTCTGATTCTCAGCCGTTTGGCCAATACGGTCATTCTTGGCATCGGCACTTTGCTGGTGACCTGGCTGGTCGCTGTTCCCCTGGGGATTTATCTGGCCGTGCGTCAGTACTCTCTGATTGATCAAATTTCATCCTCTGTTTCCTATTTCTTTATGGGCTTTCCTGATTTTTTCCTGGCGATTATCTTTCTGCTTTTCGCCGCAGCGACAGGTTGGTTCCCGATTGGCGAGATGAGCTCGATCAAAGCGGCCCAGTCAAGTTTGCCGATTCAGATCCTGGACGTGCTTCACCATTTGGTTTTGCCGACCCTGACGCTTTCGATGATCAGTATCGCAACCTTGCAACGCCGCATGCGCGCCAATATGCTGGATATTTTGAGTGAAGAATATATTAAAACCGCCCGTGCCAAGGGTTTGCCTGAGAAAAAGGTAATCTACAAGCATGCTGTACGCAATGCGATCAATCCCATTATTACCCTCTTGGGTTTTGAAATTGCGGGCTTGGTGAGCGGCGCGGCCTTCGTGGAAATTATTTTCTCGTGGCCGGGCTTGGGCAATATGATGTTGCAGGCGGTTTTGGGTACCGACCTGAACTTGGTTATGGCGGGGCTGATTATCAGTACTGTCATGCTTTTGCTCGGCAATTTGCTGGCAGATTTGCTGCTGGCCTTTGCTGATCCGCGGATTAAACTGGAGGCCTAG
- the secG gene encoding preprotein translocase subunit SecG, with protein sequence MQTALTWIQLVLSLALIAAVLIHPAKGMGLGSMGGTAQIFGSQKGAESGLNRITGGLAVVWAVVAILLSSPLIK encoded by the coding sequence GTGCAAACCGCTTTGACCTGGATCCAGTTGGTTCTCTCTTTGGCCCTGATTGCTGCTGTTTTGATTCATCCCGCCAAAGGCATGGGACTTGGCAGCATGGGGGGTACCGCTCAAATTTTTGGTAGCCAAAAGGGGGCCGAGTCTGGTTTAAACAGAATTACGGGTGGCCTGGCAGTCGTCTGGGCTGTAGTGGCTATTTTGCTCTCAAGCCCACTCATTAAGTAA
- a CDS encoding ferredoxin: MSDPTAPYQKHILVCTNERPAGSSRVSCGHCGGAGIRLRFAELLKEHGLKGQVRASKTGCLDVCELGPVVVVYPQDLWYVGVQAEDVEEIFQTSVLKDGIVERLAAGPAEWEKLRQLRTKA, translated from the coding sequence ATGTCAGATCCCACGGCTCCCTACCAAAAGCATATTTTAGTCTGCACCAATGAACGCCCAGCGGGCAGCTCCCGTGTGAGTTGCGGCCATTGTGGCGGTGCCGGGATCCGTCTCCGCTTTGCCGAACTGCTCAAAGAACACGGCCTCAAGGGGCAGGTGCGGGCGAGCAAAACAGGTTGTCTGGATGTATGTGAACTGGGCCCTGTGGTGGTGGTTTATCCCCAGGATCTTTGGTACGTAGGCGTGCAGGCCGAGGATGTCGAAGAAATTTTTCAAACCTCGGTCTTAAAAGACGGGATTGTGGAAAGACTGGCGGCAGGCCCGGCAGAATGGGAAAAACTCCGGCAGCTCAGAACAAAAGCCTAA
- a CDS encoding acyl-CoA dehydrogenase, with the protein MELFQQSGPALSNQYQADLLLRSCLNRLSANDLPPEIESDLHAMGELSAGPLYQWQLKDRLNEPVLTHYDAWGKRIDQIEVTELWKEAERLTPRFGLIALPYENKYTALSRVFQFALVYLFTPSTDIYSCPLAMTDGAAATLLATGNQALIDKALPHLTSRSHENFWTSGQWMTELTGGSDVGLSETIARQEDGQWRLYGRKWFTSATTSQMTLTLARPEGNGPGGKGLALFMVELRNSQGQLQNIEVCRLKDKLGTRKVPTAELLLHGTPAQLVVGTQDGVKNITPMLNITRTWNSVSAIALMRRGLALAEDYASKRIAFGAPLAEKPLHRDTLEMLQAEFAGAFALTFESVSLLGRLENKDLNPTEQLLQRVFTPLTKLITGKQAVSVLSEVLECFGGAGYVEDTGLPLLLRDAQVLPIWEGTTNVLSLDTLRALRSPEHIQTFRTGLALWAGSLEAPEVAPIAQKALQTVHLACDWLLKTAAQGPEQVEQGARRFALTLARSLECLSLARQTQWAITEQTPEAPALINWLKRFERNAALNHITE; encoded by the coding sequence ATGGAACTCTTTCAACAAAGCGGTCCCGCATTGAGCAATCAATACCAGGCCGATCTGCTGCTGCGCAGCTGCTTAAACCGTCTCAGTGCAAACGATTTGCCCCCAGAAATTGAAAGCGATCTGCACGCAATGGGCGAACTGAGCGCAGGCCCGCTCTACCAATGGCAGCTCAAGGATCGGCTCAATGAACCCGTACTGACCCACTACGATGCCTGGGGCAAACGGATTGATCAGATTGAAGTCACCGAACTCTGGAAAGAAGCCGAACGCCTAACCCCACGTTTTGGCCTGATCGCCCTGCCCTACGAAAATAAATATACCGCCCTCTCACGGGTCTTTCAATTCGCTCTGGTTTATCTGTTTACCCCCTCAACAGATATTTACAGCTGCCCCCTGGCCATGACCGATGGCGCAGCCGCAACCTTGCTGGCCACAGGCAACCAGGCCCTGATCGACAAAGCCCTGCCCCATTTAACCAGCCGCAGCCATGAAAATTTCTGGACCAGTGGGCAATGGATGACCGAATTGACAGGCGGCTCAGACGTCGGCCTGAGCGAAACCATCGCCCGCCAGGAAGACGGACAATGGCGTCTGTATGGCCGCAAATGGTTCACTTCAGCCACCACTTCGCAAATGACTCTGACCCTGGCACGCCCGGAGGGCAATGGGCCAGGGGGCAAAGGCCTGGCCCTGTTCATGGTCGAACTGCGCAATTCACAGGGCCAATTACAAAATATCGAGGTCTGCCGTCTCAAAGACAAACTGGGCACCCGCAAAGTGCCCACGGCTGAACTCCTGCTGCACGGCACCCCGGCTCAATTGGTGGTCGGCACGCAGGACGGCGTTAAAAATATCACACCGATGTTGAATATCACGCGCACCTGGAACAGCGTTTCCGCCATCGCCCTGATGCGTCGGGGACTGGCCCTAGCCGAAGATTACGCCAGCAAACGCATCGCCTTTGGCGCCCCCTTGGCTGAGAAACCCCTGCACCGCGATACCCTTGAAATGTTGCAGGCCGAATTTGCCGGGGCCTTTGCCTTGACCTTTGAAAGTGTCTCTCTGCTGGGCCGACTCGAAAACAAGGATCTCAACCCCACAGAGCAACTCCTGCAGCGGGTGTTTACCCCCCTCACCAAACTGATCACCGGCAAGCAGGCCGTGTCTGTTTTAAGTGAGGTTTTGGAATGCTTTGGCGGGGCGGGTTATGTCGAAGACACCGGCTTGCCGCTTTTGCTGCGGGATGCCCAAGTCCTGCCCATCTGGGAAGGAACCACCAATGTGCTGTCCTTAGACACCCTGAGGGCTCTGCGCAGCCCTGAACATATTCAAACCTTTCGCACAGGCTTAGCGCTTTGGGCCGGTTCGCTCGAAGCTCCCGAAGTAGCTCCGATTGCCCAGAAAGCCCTGCAAACCGTCCATCTGGCCTGTGACTGGCTGCTGAAAACTGCCGCCCAAGGCCCCGAGCAGGTAGAACAGGGCGCTCGCCGTTTTGCCCTGACACTGGCCCGCAGCTTGGAATGCCTGAGCCTGGCCCGCCAGACACAATGGGCCATCACAGAACAAACCCCTGAAGCCCCAGCCCTGATCAACTGGCTGAAACGCTTTGAACGCAATGCCGCACTGAACCACATCACAGAATAG
- a CDS encoding glyoxalase, whose protein sequence is MNPICLNQLAYVILFVRDVARAATFYHDCLGLPVLYQDSHWAELEMQGFKLALHYSENPLAQTASAHVPTLVFAVAEIAATRRALCAQGVSVSPLVLVAEMEDQVGVSADFRDPEGHSLSLYSRMSLEDWNQLQEVGDD, encoded by the coding sequence ATGAACCCTATCTGTTTGAATCAATTGGCCTATGTGATTCTCTTCGTGCGTGATGTGGCGCGTGCCGCAACTTTTTATCATGACTGCTTGGGCTTGCCTGTGCTCTACCAGGACAGCCACTGGGCAGAACTCGAAATGCAAGGTTTTAAGCTGGCTTTGCACTATTCAGAAAACCCCTTGGCACAGACCGCCAGCGCCCATGTGCCCACTTTGGTTTTTGCCGTGGCCGAGATCGCCGCGACCCGACGGGCCTTATGCGCGCAGGGGGTCTCGGTTTCGCCACTTGTCTTGGTCGCTGAAATGGAAGACCAGGTAGGTGTTTCAGCAGATTTCCGAGACCCGGAAGGGCACAGTTTGAGTTTGTATTCCCGCATGTCGTTAGAGGATTGGAATCAATTGCAGGAGGTTGGTGATGATTGA
- a CDS encoding peptide ABC transporter substrate-binding protein produces the protein MMPAFRFRKLIGATLAATLLPLLAGCPTLQEDNASAAVKIDSSQIKSLPLPEKYEPSIGKHGGMRIISSVSLPKTFNAALAAETSSTDVIGQMYLGLVATNAITTEVEPSLAESWTLSPDKKTYTFTLRKGLKWSDGQPLTADDVVFTFNEVIDNKMIPNNYRDGLLINDQFPKVVKIDDLRLSITTPEPSVPFLRGLGDPIMPKHIFEGTTKPDKDGRIKFNQMWGLNTKIDEIVVNGPWKLADYRPGQWLVLEPNENYYLKDKQGGTLPYLKKFITIEVQDQSTEIIKYMAKETDALSLRAEDYDVLEPLQKKGKFEIVNLGPATGTLFVMFNMSTAQNDKGKPVVDPIKSTWFRNKYFRQALAHAIDKEGMIQSIYKGRALPQYSHISQQNPFYNPNTPQYDYDLKKAAAKLAEAGFKKNSNDELIDPQGHRVEFNLVTNSGNTMRDAACAILRKDWSKLGIKVNYQPVQFNIMVQQIDQTLDWEAMMIGLTGSAIEPHFGINSWKLDGRMHMFNMGHPAEWKGKKGTSFSPWEKEVLDLYEKAAVEFDFEKRKQLYWKSQEIVADNLPFLYTVNQLSLVTYRKNLGNIFPSIHGGSALSVINWNTDVHYIQE, from the coding sequence ATGATGCCAGCTTTCCGCTTTCGCAAGCTGATTGGAGCTACTCTTGCAGCAACTTTGCTGCCCTTACTTGCCGGTTGCCCCACCCTGCAGGAGGACAATGCCTCCGCAGCCGTTAAGATTGACAGTTCGCAAATCAAGAGCCTGCCGCTGCCAGAAAAATACGAACCCTCCATTGGGAAGCATGGTGGGATGCGGATTATTTCCAGTGTTTCTTTGCCGAAAACGTTTAATGCGGCTTTGGCTGCTGAGACTTCCTCCACAGACGTGATTGGGCAAATGTACCTGGGCCTGGTGGCTACCAATGCGATCACCACCGAGGTGGAACCTTCTCTGGCTGAGTCCTGGACGCTCAGTCCTGATAAAAAAACCTATACCTTTACCCTGCGCAAAGGTTTGAAATGGTCGGATGGACAACCTCTGACCGCAGATGACGTGGTGTTTACCTTCAACGAAGTCATCGACAATAAAATGATTCCCAATAATTACCGCGACGGTCTCTTGATCAACGATCAGTTTCCCAAAGTGGTCAAAATTGATGATCTGCGTCTTTCGATTACCACGCCAGAACCCTCCGTGCCTTTCCTGCGGGGCTTGGGCGACCCGATTATGCCCAAACATATTTTCGAGGGAACCACCAAGCCCGATAAAGATGGTCGGATTAAGTTCAATCAAATGTGGGGCTTGAATACCAAAATTGATGAAATTGTTGTCAATGGCCCCTGGAAACTGGCCGATTACCGTCCGGGACAATGGCTGGTGCTGGAACCCAATGAAAATTATTATCTGAAAGATAAACAGGGTGGCACGCTTCCCTATCTGAAGAAATTCATCACGATTGAAGTACAGGATCAAAGTACTGAAATCATTAAATATATGGCCAAGGAAACCGATGCTCTTTCTTTGCGTGCTGAGGATTATGATGTATTGGAGCCCCTGCAGAAAAAGGGCAAGTTTGAAATTGTCAATCTGGGCCCTGCTACCGGAACTTTGTTCGTGATGTTCAATATGAGCACCGCCCAAAATGACAAGGGCAAACCGGTTGTGGATCCGATTAAATCCACCTGGTTCCGCAATAAGTATTTCCGCCAGGCTCTGGCCCACGCGATTGATAAAGAAGGCATGATCCAAAGTATTTACAAAGGGCGTGCCTTGCCGCAATATTCGCATATCAGCCAGCAGAATCCTTTTTATAATCCCAATACACCTCAGTATGATTATGATTTGAAGAAGGCTGCTGCCAAATTGGCTGAAGCGGGTTTCAAGAAGAACAGCAACGATGAATTGATCGATCCCCAAGGGCATCGGGTAGAGTTTAACCTAGTGACCAATTCCGGCAACACCATGCGTGATGCTGCTTGCGCGATTTTGCGCAAGGACTGGAGCAAATTGGGGATTAAGGTCAATTATCAACCCGTGCAGTTTAATATTATGGTTCAACAAATTGACCAGACCCTTGATTGGGAAGCCATGATGATCGGTCTGACCGGCTCTGCGATTGAGCCCCATTTTGGCATCAATTCCTGGAAACTCGATGGACGTATGCATATGTTTAATATGGGGCACCCTGCCGAGTGGAAAGGCAAGAAGGGCACTTCTTTCTCGCCCTGGGAAAAAGAAGTTCTGGACCTCTATGAAAAGGCGGCTGTGGAATTTGATTTTGAAAAACGCAAACAGCTCTATTGGAAATCGCAGGAAATCGTGGCAGATAATCTGCCCTTCCTGTATACGGTGAACCAGCTTTCTCTGGTGACTTACCGTAAGAACCTGGGCAATATTTTCCCTTCAATTCACGGTGGATCAGCTTTGAGCGTGATTAACTGGAACACCGACGTGCATTATATCCAGGAATAA